The nucleotide sequence GCGCCGCTGAGGGGTGCTCAGGGTTTCGCCCGGCGGCTGGGCCCGCTCCGCCGCCGGGCAGACCGCACGGGACCGTATGCGGTAGGGCGCATGCCCGTGCTCGGTCCGCCACTAAACCGTCTCTGACCTGCGGCTACGGTAACCGCCCGGCGGTAGGTGGAAGAGGTAGGGTAAGGCTGGCATCACCACGGCGGGGCGTACGCGCCTGCGCCAGTGCCGACCAAAAGCGCCGGCCCAGGAAGAAGAGATCATGACCTCCACCTCCGCGGACTCCGCGGCGTCCTCTACCGCAGCAGCATCCTCCAGCACCTCGGCGCGCAGCGTTACCCCGCCCGGCGACCGCCCGGTGGGAGCCCTGCAGTGGCAGGCTCCCACGCTCATCCGCATCGATGAGCACACCACCATTCCCTCCATGCTTGAGGACCGCGTGCGGCGCTCGGCCGGCCGCCCGCTGATCGCGCGCAAGCAGGAGATCGGTGAGGCCTGGCAGACAGTGACCGCCCAGGCGTTCTACGACGAGGTCCAGCGCGTTGCATCCGGGCTCATCGGTATGGGGCTTGAGGCCGGCGCGCGGGTGGCGATTATGTCGCGCACCCGCTACGAGTGGACGCTGCTGGACTTCGCCTGCTGGACCGCCGGGCTCGTGCCCGTTCCCATCTATGAGACGAGCTCGGCCGAGCAGATCGCCTATGTGCTCAGCGATACGGAAGCGCGCCTGGTGGTCGCCGAGTCCATCACCACGGCGGAACTGGTGCGCGCGGCCGCAGCCTCGTTGGAGCGCCCGCCGGAACATGTCGCGCTTACGGTTCTGTCGCTTGACACCGGTGCGCTGCACACCATCACCGAGGCCGGCGTCGGCGTGCCCCGCGAGCAGGTGGCCGCACGTACGGCCGCCCTGACGACCTCGTCCACCGCCACGATTGTGTACACCTCCGGCACCACCGGCTCGCCCAAGGGCACGGTACTGTCGCACGGCAACTTCACTGACCTGTGCTCCAACGCCCACCTGTGGATGCCCGAGATCGCGATGGGGCGGGACTCGCGGCTGCTGCTGTTCCTGCCGCTGGCGCACGTGTTCGCCCGCTTCCTGGAGGTATTCCAGATCTCCGGCGAGGGCGTCATGGGGCACGTGCCCGATACGAAGAACCTGTTGTCGGACCTGGCCTCCTTCCACCCCTCCTACCTGCTGGTGGTGCCCCGGGTGCTGGAGAAGATCTACAACTCGGCGGACGCCCGGGCCGGCAACGGCGCCGCCGGACGAGTCTTCCGTTGGGCGGCGAAGGTCGCCGTCGACTACTCCCGGGCGCTGGACACTCCGGCCGGGCCATCCCGCGCCCTGCGTGCCCAGCGTGCCGCCGCGGACCGGCTCGTCTACCAGCGCATCCGTGCCCTGGTGGGAGACAACGCCGACTGGATCATCTCCGGGGGCGCCCCGCTGTCGCCGCGCCTAGCGCACTTCTACCGGGGCCTGGGCATACCGGTGCTGGAGGGCTACGGTCTTACCGAGACCGTCGGCCCGATCGCAGTGAACACGCCGCGCTTGTCGAAGATCGGCACCGTCGGCCCGCCGCTGCCGCCCATGGCGGTGCGCATCTCTGACGAGGGCGAGATTCTGCTCAAGGGCCCGTCGGTGTTCCAGGGCTATCGCCACAATCCGGAGGCGACTGCGGCGGCCTTCACGGACGACGGCTGGTTCCGCACCGGCGATCTGGGCTCACTGGACCGCGACGGCTATGTGACTATCACCGGACGCGCCAAGGACGTGATTGTCACGGCCGGCGGTAAGAACGTCTCCCCGGCGCCGCTGGAGGACTCCCTGCGTGGGCACCCGCTGATCAGCCAGGTGGTGGTTGTCGGCGACCAGCGCCCCTTCGTGGCCGCCCTGATCACACTTGACGCCGAGATGCTGCCGACGTGGCTGCGCAGCCATGGCCTGGAGCCCTTACCAGTGTCCGAGGCGTCCTCCCACCCGCAGGTGCTGGCCTCCCTGAACCGGGCAGTCCAACACGCTAACGCCCACGTCTCCCGGGCCGAGTCTATTCGCGAGATCCGCGTGTTGACGGCCGACTTCACGCAGGCCAACGGGCTGCTGACACCTTCCCTGAAGGTGCGGCGCGGCGCGGCGCTGAAGCGCTTCGCCGCTGAAATCGACGCCATCTACGGCGGGCCGGCCGGGGCTGGCTCCTAGGCGCCGCACAGTCGGGCACCGCTCTCGCGGCTTCACTACCGCCCTCCGCCTTGAGGAAACCTCCAAGCCGCCCCGCCGGATTTCCTCGCTCAGATCCGCGCACAACCGGCACCCTTCCTGAAAGAATGGCGCAGTGCCTCCACACTCCTCCGACCCCATGTCCACCGGCGTCGCCTCGCAAGCCGGCAGCCCCAGCGTTGTAGACGGCGCAGCCGTAAGCCCCCTAGTGCAGGAGCCGGAGCCGACTTGGACGGTGCCGTGGCTTCTGGCCGACCGCATCGCCCGCACCGCAGATGCCACGCTCATTGAGCGCAAGACGCAGCTGGGCAACTCCTGGGTGAAGGTCACGGCGCGAGCGTTCGGGGAGGACGTGGCTCGCGTGGCCTCCGGGCTGATCGGGATGGGGCTTCAGGCCGGGGAGTCAGTGGCCATCATGGCTCACACCTCCTATGAGTGGACGCTGCTAGACATGGCGATCGCCCGTGCGGGCCTGGTGTCTGTGCCGATCTATGAGACGGACTCCGCCGAGCAGGTGGAGTGGATCCTCGCCGACGCCGACGTCCGGCTGGTGGTGACCGAGAACGCCGCCCTGGCCGAGTTGGTGCGGGGTGCTGCCGTCCGCTGCGCAGCAGCGTCCCACACACCGGCCGTGAAGATACTGTCACTGGACCACGACGCCATCGCCACTATTAGTGAGGCCGGCCGGGGCGTGAGCCGGGATGAGCTCGAGGCGCGCTCCGCTGCGCTCACCAGTGCGGACGTGTACTCGATTATCTACACCTCCGGCACCACCGGACGCCCCAAGGGCGTGGAGATCACCCACCGCCAGGCTGCCGGCCTGGGGTGGAATGGGGTGCGCTGGATCCCGGAGCTGCTTAACTCCCCTGACACGCGCCTTCTGCTCTTCCTGCCGCTGGCCCACTCCTACGCGCGCTTCCTGCAGCTCCTGGCAATCGCCGGCCAGGGTGTTTTGGGACACACCCCCGACGTCAAGACCCTGTTGCCCGATCTGAAGGGCTTTGCCCCCTCCTACGTGCTGGCGGTGCCGCGCGTAATGGAGAAGATCTACAACGCCGCCGATGCCAAGGCCGGCTCAGGCGCCAAGCTGCGGACCTTCCGCTGGGCGGCAAAGGTAGCCATCGCCTACTCCCGCGCCCTGGACACCCCGGAGGGCCCCTCCCGGCGGCTGCGGGCCGCCCATGCGCTGGCCGACCGGCTCGTCTACCGCTCCATCCGCTCCCTGCTGGGCCCCAACGCCCGCTACGCTATCTCGGGTGGGGGTCCGCTGGGTGAGCGGCTGGGCCACTTCTACAGGGGCATCGGCCTACTCATCCTGGAGGGGTACGGCCTGACCGAGACGATCGGCCCCACTGCCGTCAACCTAGACATCCACAATAAGATCGGTACGGTTGGCCCGCCCGTGTGCGGCAACCGGGTGCGCGTCGGGCAGGACGGTGAGCTCGAGGTCACCGGCCTGGGCGTCTTCTCCCGCTACCACAACAACCCCGAGGCGACCGCCGAGGCCTTCACCCCCGACGGCTGGTTCCGTACCGGGGACATCGGTTCGGTGGACGATGACGGCTGGGTGCGAATCACCGGCCGCAAGAAGGAGCTGATTGTCACCGCGGGCGGCAAGAACGTCGCGCCAAGCATCCTGGAGGACCGGCTGCGCGGGCACCCGCTGGTCAGCCAGGTGCTGGTGATCGGCGACGGCGAGCCCTTCATCTCCGCCCTGGTCACCCTGGACAAGGAGATGCTGCCGCAGTGGCTGGCCAACCACAATCTTCCGGAGATGGACGTCATGGAGGCCGCCTCCCACCCGCAGGTGCTGGCCGCCCTGGACCGGGCGGTGGCGCGCACCAACCGGGCAGTGTCCCGGGCCGAGTCGATTCGCACCTACCGGGTGCTCACGTCTGACTTCACCGAGGCCAACGGGCTGCTGACCCCCTCGCTGAAGGTCAAGCGCTCCCTGGTGATGGAGACCTACGCGGACACCATCGCCGAGATCTACTCCACCACTAAGAAGGGGCCACAGGAGTGAATCAGGAAAACGCACCCGTCCGCGCAGGCGGCTCAGCACAAGCCACCCGGCAAGCAGGCACGGCTGCTGCCGCCTCCCTGCAGGAGCAGTCGACTGCGCTGCTGGTGCCGCTGCACGCCGCGATGACGGCGCCGTGGGCGCTGGCCGAGCGGGTGCGCACCAATCCCGGCGGTGCACTGATCGCCCGCAAGTCCTCCGTGGGCGGGCGCTGGCGCGACATGTCCGCGCAGGCCTTCCGCGAGCAGGTGCGCGAGGTCGCTGCCGGGCTCGTCGCCCTTGGGCTGCAGCCTGGCGACGCGTTGGGGATCATGGCGCACACCTGTTACGAGTGGACGCTGCTGGACTTCGCCGCCTGGGAGGCCGGGCTCGTCGTCGTCCCCATCTATGAGACCTCCTCGGCGGAACAGGCCCGCTGGATCCTGACCGACGCCGCCGTGCGGCTGGTGGTCGTGGAGGACCAGCCCATGGAGACGATGCTCAAGGCCCTGGCCGACCAAGATCCTGCGCTGGCCAACCTGCGGGTACTGAGCCTGGCCGGGGAGGCCATCACCGAGCTCATCACCGCCGGCAAGGACGTGCGCGCGGCCGAGCTAGACGCCCGCGCCGCCGCTCTGACCAGCACCGACCTGGCCACGATCGTGTACACCTCGGGCACCACCGGCCGCCCCAAGGGCGCCGAACTCACCCACGGCAACCTGGTCCACCTGTGCGTCAACGCCTGCGCCCGCGTACCGGAGGTGCTGGAGGCGCCCGAGACGCGTACGCTGCTTTTCCTTCCCCTGGCGCACGTGCTGGGCCGATTCGTGGAAATGGCGATCGTATGCTCCTCCGCCGGTGTGCTGGGCCACGCGCCTAACGTGAAGAACCTGGTCACCGACCTGGCCTCCTTCCGGCCGACCTTCGTGCCGGCCGTACCGCGCGTATTCGAGAAGATCTACAACGCGGCCGACGCCCGCGCCACCGGCGCCAAGCAGAAGGTGTTCCGGCTCGCCGCCAAGACCGCCATCGCCTACTCGCGCGCCTTGGACACCCCGGCCGGTCCGAGCCGCGGCCTGCGCGTCCAGCGTGCCGCCTTCGACCGGCTGGTGTTCTCCACCCTGCGCAGCCTGCTCGGCGGACGCGTCACGCACGTGATCTCCGGCGGCGGCCCCCTGGGTGAGCGGCTGGGGCACTTCTACCGCGGCGCCGGGGTGACGGTGCTGGAGGGGTACGGGCTCACGGAGACCTCCGCCCCCTGCACGGTGAACCTGCCGGCCGCCACCCGCATCGGCTCGGTCGGCCTGCCCCTGCCGGGCACCGCCGTCCGCCTGGACGAAGACGGCGAGGTGCTGCTCAGCGGTATCGGTGTCTTCCGCGGTTACCACAACAATCCCGAGGCCACGGCTGAGGCCTTCGTGACGCTGCCCGACGCCGCGTCCGAGCAGAGCGCGGGCACGGACCCGGCGCCTGCGACGGCAGCGGGTGGGAACGGCACGCGGTGGCTGCGCAGCGGTGACATCGGCACCCTGGACGCCGACGGCTTCCTGCACATCACCGGCCGCAAGAAGGAGCTGATTGTCACCGCCGGCGGCAAGAACGTGGCGCCCGCAGTACTGGAGGACCGGCTGCGCGGGCACCCGCTGGTCAGCCAGGTGCTGGTGGTCGGGGAGAACCGGCCCTGCATCGGCGCCCTGGTGACGCTGGACGCGGAGATGCTGCCCCTGTGGCTCTCAAGTCACGGCCTGCCGGACATGGACCCGATCGACGCCGCCCAGGACCCGCGCGTGCGTGCAGCCCTGGAGCGGGCGGTGGCCCGCGCCAACGAGGCGGTCTCCCGGGCGGAGTCCATCCGCACCTTCACGGTGCTGCCGGGCGACTTCACCGTGGCCAACGGGCTGCTCACCCCGTCACTGAAGGTGCGGCGAGATGAGGCCACCAAGCGCTTCGCCAAGGAGATCGACGAGCTCTACACCCGCGTGTAATGCCGCCGCCTACACCGCCCTACCGGCTCTACGCGGACCGTTCCGCCGCGGCATCCCACCACCAGACGAACGCCACAACCCACGACTCTCTCGGCAAGTGTGTGGATGAGGCCGAACCACTTTCGCGGGCGCCTGAGATGAGTCTCGTCGAGGGCTTGACGTATGCTGCGCCTCACGCTAATTTCGTGCTCGGCGAGCAAGAAGACAAGCATGTTACTTGTAAGCCTGAAACAGTCACCTGATACGCGGAGTCCTGATGTCCCCGTCCGTCAAGTCCCGATCCAACCTACGACGCATCATCACCTCTGTTTCGCCTGTCAGCATGTTTGCAGGCATCCCTACAACAGCTTGGGCGGCCACCAAGGCCGTGAATGGAGTGACCTACAACTGGAACGTCACGAGCAGAGCGAGAGGTGGATACGTACATCGAATTCCATCCTCGGCCACCAATGACAGTACCGCAGCGAACTCAGGAACAGCACGGTTGACGTCGGACGCTTCCGGAAAATCATGCGGCGCAACCTATGGCTACATTTTTCGTCGAACAGTGAAGAACAGCCCTGATCCCGCCCTGTTCACACTGAACAGAAGCCGCTACTGCGACGGGATCACGAGCAACAGCGTAAAGATCGGTAAGGGGATGAGGTACCACTTCGACGTTTCCGTCCTCCAGATCCCACCCACTCCAACCACGATCAGGCTGGCTTGGAAGAGAACGGGACGGTAACTCACTTGAGCGTCGAAGGTCTATCTGTCGAACTATGCTATGCGCGGCGCGGCAACTTCATCCTTGATGTCTCCGATCTGGAATTGCCACAAGGCGTAACCGTACTGGCAGGACCAAACGGAGCAGGAAAGACGACGCTGCTGTCTGTACTGGCGGGAAGAATCAGATTCGCTCGGCTGCATGCAACATTAGCAGCCGAACCGCTTGAGCCCTCCGCTGTAGGACTCATGCCGCAGTCGCCTCAGCTTCCTCTCGACCTGCGTGCTCGCGAGGTTCTTGAGCATATCGCTTGGCTTACTGGCGGCTCCCACACGCAGGCCCGGGGCCGCGCAACCAATCTGCTGGAGGAGATCGGGTTGAGCCAGGACGCCGACAAACCGGTGTCCAAGCTTTCCGGCGGCATGCACCGTCGTCTTGCATTCGCCGCCAGTAACGTCACACCTGCGGCGCTACTGCTCTTAGACGAGCCGACCAACGATCTCGATCCTCTTCAACGTCGCGAGATACTCAGTCTAATTACCAAGGCATCACGATCACGTTGTGTAATCGTTTCCACCCACGCGCTGCACGATGTACTGCCGGTCGCTCAGCACGTCGTCGTCCTCGACGGCGGCCGGGTGGTGCACGCAGGCCCAGTAGATGACTTCCTCGTGCGCTTCGCACCCGACACCCGCGACGGAGACGAGGCATACCTGGCCTGCCTGGACCGAGCCCAGGCGGCAGCATGAGACGTATACCGTGGCTGTCAGCCGCCATCCTGTTGCTGGCGACCGCTATCAGTCTCCATACCGATCTCGACGGCTGGGCGGGCGACTGGAATGAGACGGGCTGGGATCTTGGAGCAAGTGGTATGACCGCCGCCACTCTCGCGGGCTTGCCACTGGCCCTGTATACAAGGCGCAATATTGAGCCGCTACGGTCCCTGGAACTTCGCTGCGGCGGTTGGCGTATGGCATGCTTCCTGGTGCGCCGTTGCTTGGCTCCAAGCGCGCTAACATGGCTACTCGTAGTCGCCACGGCTTATGCGATAACGCTAGCACTCAATCCGACGCCAACCAGGCCCTCGATCTGGCCCGCCGTCGCGGCCACCGCCGCCGTCCTGGCAATCTTGGCAATCAGTGTTGCACTGGGCCTGTTCCTGCATCCGGCCTTCTCACTCCCGCTTATCATCCTGATCACGTACCTTGTCCCCGCAACGCTCGACTGGGCCGACATGGACGGCACCGCGCCCGGTTTCACTCCCTCGGGGGCCACGCACCTATCTCTGCCGCTGATAGTGGTCTCAACACACTTCGTGTTTCAGACGCTGTTTCTCACGGCTGTCGGAGTGAGCGCTATACTTTTGAGTCAAAAGCAACTGCGGCGCAAGCGCCTGCGGGCACCCGCAGTTGTTGCTGTGCTGCTGGTTGGAGTTAGCGGAACACTCGTCGTATCGGCTCCGCCAGCCACGTTGGCTCCGACCGCTGCAGGAGAACCGCTCACGAACCGGTACGTGTGCTCCGAGACCGACAACATCCGGGTATGTCTCCTGCCGGACCACGAACGTTTGCTGCCCGAGACGGTGGAGACGGCTGAACAAGTCGCGCAGTTCCTTCCCCGGGGAGCCGACCCGAGAGTTACATCGAAGACACCATTGACTATCCCGAGATCGATGACTCAGTGGCTTACCTAGAGGTCGGCGCCGTTGGCATAGATCCAACAGAGGCCGTGGTTACAGCCACCGCCGACTGGAATAGGTGCCTCGACGAAGAGAATCCTTTCAATCACATGTACTGGCTTTACTACAAGCTCGGGATGTGGCCCCTGGATAATCTTGTCGAAATGGACGGCATGGAGTTCATGAGTAACGCCTCCGACAACGCCCAGATCGCCTGGTGGAACGAGGGCTTGGGGTCAACGTGCTGAGGCTTCCGTCAGTAGTGCGCATTGAACTTATTGCGCATCACTCCCGTATGCATGCCACCGCTCTGCTGCTCGTAATTGTGGCCTGCTCCGCAGTTGCCTCAGTCAGCGTTCCCACCTTCCAATCGGATCAGGAGATACTTGCCGGACAGCATGTCGCCTACGGTTACTTCTATCTGCCGGTGATTGCCGCTCCGGTGATTGCCAGCTGGCTGCACGATCCCTTCGCTCACCTTGTCCCCTACGATCGTCCTCGCCAACGCCTAGTCACGATCGCCTGGCTACTTGGACAGGCCGGGCTGCTCACGGCAGTCAGCGGGTGCGTTGGCGCCGCCGCCGACGGTTGGGATGTGGCGCGGATATGCATCGAGAACGCTCTGTGGATCACAACGCTTATTGCATTGCTGCTGCCTTATGCGGGCTTTGAATGGACTACCATCGCCGTCGTAATATACGGGACTATGGGGCTATTTCTCGCCGGCAACCCGTTGCTGCTCATCAATCGAGTCTCCAGCACCGGGGATCTGTTCGCCGCCTGTGCCCTATTCGCCGGGCTCATCTGGCTTCGGTGCGCCCGAACCCTGCGCTGAGCCTGTCCAAGCGCCGGAACTAGAGTCGTCTATTGGCGGGAGGAGAGGTTTACATCGATCGCAACTTTGATGGATGCCACAGGTGGCTTCAGTCATCCTCCGACAGCTCTTCCCGGATGGCCTCGTGGTGGCGGATCACTTCGGCGACGATGAAGGCGAAGAACTTCTCAGCGAACACCGGGTCCAGGCCGGCCTCCTCGGCCAGGGCCCGCAGCCGGACCACCTGCTGCTCCTCGCGGGCCGGGTCCGACGGCGGCAGGCTCAGGTCCGCCTTGAGCCGACCAACCTGCCGGGTACACCGGAAGCGCTCCGCCAGCAGGTGGATGAGGGCGGCGTCGAGATTGTCGATCGTTGCGCGGTAAGCGGCCAGCTGGGGCGGCACCGCGGCAGCGCTCGACGCCGACCCCGGCTCTACTGGCACCCCGGCGTCGGCGCCTGCCGGGCGGGCCTGAGAGTCCGCCGACTGGTTGCTCATGCGGTGCGCGTCCTGCCCTTGGCGGTGGCCGACAGGGTGCCGCTGCCGCGCTCGTAACGCGGGGATCCTGTGCCGCGCACGGCATCTGCATCCACTACCACACGCCCCACCTCCGGCAGGGAGGGAACCTCGAACATCGCCTGTCCGAGCACCTCCTCCACGATGCTGGTCAACCCGCGCGCACCGGTCTTGCGCTCCAGGGCCAGGGAGGCAATCGCCTGAATGGCCTCCTTCGTGAGCTCCAGTTCCACGCCGTCGAGGCTGAACAGGTACTTGTACTGGGAGACCAGGGCATTCTTGGGCTCGGTCATCACCCGCACTAGCTCCGGCACGCCCAGGTCGTGGACGGTGGCGATCACCGGAAGCCGACCGATGAACTCCGGGATCAGCCCGAACTTGTGCAGGTCCTCCGGACGCACTGGGGTGGCGAACACGTCCTCCCCCTGATCCTTGGCGAGGGTGGCGCCGAAGCCGACGATCTGCGCGCCCGCCTCGCGGCGGCGGCGCTGGCGGACGATCTCCTCGATGCCGGAGAAGGCGCCGGCGGCGATGAACAGGATATTCGTGGTGTCGATCTCCAGGAACTCCTGGTGGGGGTGCTTGCGGCCGCCCCCGGTGGAACCGAGGCGGTGGTGCCCTCGATGATCTTCAGCAGGGCCTGCTGCACGCCCTCCCCGGAGACGTCACGGGTGATGGAGGGGTTCTCGGCCTTGCGGCCGATCTTGTCGATCTCGTCGATGTAGATGATGCCCTTCTCGGCGCGCTTGACGTCCCCGTCCGCCGCCTGGATGAGCTTGAGCAGGATGTTCTCCACGTCCTCACCCACGTAGCCGGCCTCGGTCAGGGCGGTGGCGTCAACGATCGCGAAGGGCACGTCCAGCAGCCGGGCGAGGGTACGGGCCAGGTGGGTCTTGCCGGTGCCGGTTGGTCCCAGCAGCAGGATGTTGGACTTGCCCAGCTCCAGCCCATCGCCCTCGGCCACGGCGCGCTCGCGCATCTGCACGCGCTTGTAGTGGTTGTACACGGCCACGCTCATGGCGCGCTTGGCTTCCTCCTGGCCGATGACGTACTGGTTGAGGAAGTCGAAGATCTCCTGCGGCTTGGGCAGTTCAAGCGGGACGCCCGAGCCCGAGGCGCCGAGCTCCTCATCAATGATCTCGTTGCACAGCTCGATGCACTCGTCACAGATGTAGACGCCGGGTCCGGCGATGAGCTTCTTGACCTGCTTCTGGCTCTTGCCGCAGAAGGAGCACTTGAGAAGGTCGACGCTCTCAGCGCTGCGTGCCACCTGGATTCCCTCCCGTTTTCGGGTGCGCCCGCCAGCTGCGGGCACCGTCCCAGCCTACGGGGCGCGAGCCGCCGCGGCTATAGTCATTGCAACGGTGTGTCCGTATAAGTCTTCCTAGATAATCCTGTTGGTAGGCAACACACGGCAAGAGGCACCCTCCGCGGGCCCCTCGGCCGACACGGACCCACGCGGCCTCAGGCGAGAGCGATCCGGCCTACCAGCTCCACCGTGCCGGTCAGCAACAGCGCGTCCCGTGCCGCCGTCTCCCCTGCCAGCGGGGCCTGGCCCACGTGCACACCGACCTGCCCAAGGGGCAGGCGCAGCAGGTAATCGGTTGGTGCGTCGGCTCCGATCCACTCATGCAGGGCGACCGCGACCGCGCAGCACGCCTCGGCACTCGGGACCGCCCCTCCCGTTCCGTCCGCCAGCCCGCGCACGCGCGCCAAGCCCACCCGGTCCCCGGTATCCGGATCCACGTGCTCGCCCAGCGGCACCACCAGCTCCAGGCTCGCCGCCGCCTCCGGCGCGGGCGTGTACTCGGCCGCACCCGCACCGGGCGGCGCGACCGCGTCAAGCTCGCTGTCCTCTGCCAGCGCGACCACGAGGTGCCGCCCGGCCAGGTCCAGGCTGAGGGCCGCCCGGTCGCCCTCAAGCCCGGGGATACGTACCGCCGTGTCCCACCCCTCCGCGGAGGCGTCGGCGGCGGGCACGGCCACCTCCGCCAGGCTTGCGGGCCCAGCGTCCACGGCCCACATCTCGGCCAGGCGGGTGACGGTGCGGGCCCCGCCCCGAGTGCCGACCGTGAGCGCGGAGCCATCCGCCAGCGGCACGATCCCCTCGGCGTCCAGGACGGCGGCCAGCAGCCGACAGGCGTCGCCGTAGGCGGCTGCCGCCCCCCGCACCGGGTCGCCGTCGCAGCGGTAGTAGTCCAGGAACCACTCGGCCTCGGGGACAACATCCCGGAAGGCCACGGTACCGGGCAGGGATGCGGTACGCACCACCCGCACCAGGCCGTCCGCCCCCAGGCCGGTGTGC is from Actinomyces sp. 432 and encodes:
- a CDS encoding AMP-dependent synthetase/ligase, with the translated sequence MTSTSADSAASSTAAASSSTSARSVTPPGDRPVGALQWQAPTLIRIDEHTTIPSMLEDRVRRSAGRPLIARKQEIGEAWQTVTAQAFYDEVQRVASGLIGMGLEAGARVAIMSRTRYEWTLLDFACWTAGLVPVPIYETSSAEQIAYVLSDTEARLVVAESITTAELVRAAAASLERPPEHVALTVLSLDTGALHTITEAGVGVPREQVAARTAALTTSSTATIVYTSGTTGSPKGTVLSHGNFTDLCSNAHLWMPEIAMGRDSRLLLFLPLAHVFARFLEVFQISGEGVMGHVPDTKNLLSDLASFHPSYLLVVPRVLEKIYNSADARAGNGAAGRVFRWAAKVAVDYSRALDTPAGPSRALRAQRAAADRLVYQRIRALVGDNADWIISGGAPLSPRLAHFYRGLGIPVLEGYGLTETVGPIAVNTPRLSKIGTVGPPLPPMAVRISDEGEILLKGPSVFQGYRHNPEATAAAFTDDGWFRTGDLGSLDRDGYVTITGRAKDVIVTAGGKNVSPAPLEDSLRGHPLISQVVVVGDQRPFVAALITLDAEMLPTWLRSHGLEPLPVSEASSHPQVLASLNRAVQHANAHVSRAESIREIRVLTADFTQANGLLTPSLKVRRGAALKRFAAEIDAIYGGPAGAGS
- a CDS encoding AMP-dependent synthetase/ligase, which translates into the protein MSTGVASQAGSPSVVDGAAVSPLVQEPEPTWTVPWLLADRIARTADATLIERKTQLGNSWVKVTARAFGEDVARVASGLIGMGLQAGESVAIMAHTSYEWTLLDMAIARAGLVSVPIYETDSAEQVEWILADADVRLVVTENAALAELVRGAAVRCAAASHTPAVKILSLDHDAIATISEAGRGVSRDELEARSAALTSADVYSIIYTSGTTGRPKGVEITHRQAAGLGWNGVRWIPELLNSPDTRLLLFLPLAHSYARFLQLLAIAGQGVLGHTPDVKTLLPDLKGFAPSYVLAVPRVMEKIYNAADAKAGSGAKLRTFRWAAKVAIAYSRALDTPEGPSRRLRAAHALADRLVYRSIRSLLGPNARYAISGGGPLGERLGHFYRGIGLLILEGYGLTETIGPTAVNLDIHNKIGTVGPPVCGNRVRVGQDGELEVTGLGVFSRYHNNPEATAEAFTPDGWFRTGDIGSVDDDGWVRITGRKKELIVTAGGKNVAPSILEDRLRGHPLVSQVLVIGDGEPFISALVTLDKEMLPQWLANHNLPEMDVMEAASHPQVLAALDRAVARTNRAVSRAESIRTYRVLTSDFTEANGLLTPSLKVKRSLVMETYADTIAEIYSTTKKGPQE
- a CDS encoding AMP-dependent synthetase/ligase, whose protein sequence is MTAPWALAERVRTNPGGALIARKSSVGGRWRDMSAQAFREQVREVAAGLVALGLQPGDALGIMAHTCYEWTLLDFAAWEAGLVVVPIYETSSAEQARWILTDAAVRLVVVEDQPMETMLKALADQDPALANLRVLSLAGEAITELITAGKDVRAAELDARAAALTSTDLATIVYTSGTTGRPKGAELTHGNLVHLCVNACARVPEVLEAPETRTLLFLPLAHVLGRFVEMAIVCSSAGVLGHAPNVKNLVTDLASFRPTFVPAVPRVFEKIYNAADARATGAKQKVFRLAAKTAIAYSRALDTPAGPSRGLRVQRAAFDRLVFSTLRSLLGGRVTHVISGGGPLGERLGHFYRGAGVTVLEGYGLTETSAPCTVNLPAATRIGSVGLPLPGTAVRLDEDGEVLLSGIGVFRGYHNNPEATAEAFVTLPDAASEQSAGTDPAPATAAGGNGTRWLRSGDIGTLDADGFLHITGRKKELIVTAGGKNVAPAVLEDRLRGHPLVSQVLVVGENRPCIGALVTLDAEMLPLWLSSHGLPDMDPIDAAQDPRVRAALERAVARANEAVSRAESIRTFTVLPGDFTVANGLLTPSLKVRRDEATKRFAKEIDELYTRV
- a CDS encoding ATP-binding cassette domain-containing protein, with the translated sequence MEENGTVTHLSVEGLSVELCYARRGNFILDVSDLELPQGVTVLAGPNGAGKTTLLSVLAGRIRFARLHATLAAEPLEPSAVGLMPQSPQLPLDLRAREVLEHIAWLTGGSHTQARGRATNLLEEIGLSQDADKPVSKLSGGMHRRLAFAASNVTPAALLLLDEPTNDLDPLQRREILSLITKASRSRCVIVSTHALHDVLPVAQHVVVLDGGRVVHAGPVDDFLVRFAPDTRDGDEAYLACLDRAQAAA
- a CDS encoding chorismate mutase, with the translated sequence MSNQSADSQARPAGADAGVPVEPGSASSAAAVPPQLAAYRATIDNLDAALIHLLAERFRCTRQVGRLKADLSLPPSDPAREEQQVVRLRALAEEAGLDPVFAEKFFAFIVAEVIRHHEAIREELSEDD
- a CDS encoding diaminopimelate epimerase translates to MTIAPGLAGRTLIKGHTAGVDLLLLVDPEREVPLTAADVAAVCNRHTGLGADGLVRVVRTASLPGTVAFRDVVPEAEWFLDYYRCDGDPVRGAAAAYGDACRLLAAVLDAEGIVPLADGSALTVGTRGGARTVTRLAEMWAVDAGPASLAEVAVPAADASAEGWDTAVRIPGLEGDRAALSLDLAGRHLVVALAEDSELDAVAPPGAGAAEYTPAPEAAASLELVVPLGEHVDPDTGDRVGLARVRGLADGTGGAVPSAEACCAVAVALHEWIGADAPTDYLLRLPLGQVGVHVGQAPLAGETAARDALLLTGTVELVGRIALA